A region of the Equus quagga isolate Etosha38 chromosome 11, UCLA_HA_Equagga_1.0, whole genome shotgun sequence genome:
TCTAGGACCACTGTCCCAAGGACCTTCTGTGGCCAAGAGGAAGGAATGAGTGATTGCAGGGCCTTGGGATCACTGGAGCTTTGGGCCCAGATAGGGGGCTGTGACAGGCTCGATgtgagcagaggcagcaggaggcATAGGTTTGAGAAGCCCCTGAAGGATGGCCAAATGAGTCCTCCCCTGGTGGCCCCGAGGTGCAGCTCACAACCCCTGGCCGCCCAGCAAACCCTGCCTTCTGCTCCTGACCTTGGACCCTGCCTGCCAGAGGCCAAGCAAGGGACAGCCTCCAGCCTGTCCCTCCTGAAAGGCACATCTGTTTAGGTCCCTTCGGTGGCTTTCCCTTGCCCCGAGAATGTATCCAAATCCTTTCACTTGTCCTGTGGTCATCAGTGGGCGGCAGGCGTGCCCCGAGCCAGCCTCGGCCAAAACATTGCTCTGAGAGGCCCTGCGGGCTGGCAGGAAGTGCTCTCGGcattccccaccccactccacgcCCTGTGCTCTCCTGTCTAGCAGTACCACTGCCCGGAGGGCCCCAACCCaacccctcagcccctgcccgCCTGCCCAGGGTCGGACACTGAGCTAGTCCAGCTGACTGACCAGCCACCTCAGCCCTCATAACACCCACACCCTGGCCTCCAAGATGGCACATACCACGTGGGGACCTGACCCAGGCAAGCACAGCTGGAACCCGGCAGGGCTGGCGAGACCCTCTGGCCACTCCAGCTGCAAGGCTGTTGTCCCCGGATTCAGGCCAAGGACAGTATTTAGAGCAGCAGCTGTGGATGCCTCCCCAGCTTGGGCTGCTGTCTCCTGGATGGTGTCGCGGGGGGCGGTGTgcccagaggtggggctgggttCCCTAGGGTTGGATAAACTAGAAGGGTACAGCCCCTTCCCGTCAGCCCGGGCTGAGCGCTGGGTTTCATCTTCCCTAGGGATGGCCTAGGGAGGGTACGGGGCATCTCCCCGCAGCTCCGCAGATCCTCTGCTCTCTCCAATGGGCAGCAATCGACCGATGAGCCAGGATGCTGGGCTGAAGGGCTGGGCCAGAGTGTCAGGGGAGGGAAGGTGGCTGCAGGCCGCCTGCTGCCCTCAGTCCTCTGCCCTCTTCCTGGGGCTGCTTGGGTATTACAGGTTGGGGCATGGACATGAGGAATCTCCTCCTTGAGAAGGAATGCTGGCCCTTTAGCCAAAAGGTGGGGTCAGCGGTGGAATCCGATTGGCTTCAGGCTTGGCCCCCTCATTGCTTCATGGAAGGTAAAATGTGCACCCCGCCAATCCCGGACCGAACCCTCGTGGCTTGCCCCTCCAGAACCCTGGCATGTGCTGGTTCCCACAATGACCTCCGTTTATTTCGGCAAATGAACCGGAACACACCGGAGGACGTGGTGAGTGGGGATGACAAGGGCGGGGTCtctggcagggagggggtggaTGCGGATGAGTGTGGCAGCTGCTGGTCTGCATGGCTGTGGGACGGGCAGAGGCGGCAGGGCGATGGTGGGGAGCGTGGAGGTGGAGCGGGAGAGCTGCGAGCCCGTGGGGTGGGGCATGTGGGTGGAGCTGTGGTCCAGGCATGGGGCCTTGGCGCTGCAAGCGGGGTCCTGCTGGCCTCTGCGTGCAAGGCGCTCTAGGAGGCCAGGTACCCGCCGTCCACGAGGATGCCCGAGCCGCTGGTGGAGGCGCTGCGGTCACTGAGCAGGAAGAGGATGCTGTTGACCGCGTCCTCCACCTCTGCAGCAGACGGTGGGCGGCGTCAGTGGGACTcagcccagctgccctgggcacacctgccaccccccacaccccctgtGGCCCATCGACCTGCAAACTTCTGCAGTGGGTGACGCTCCTTCAGCTTGCCGAGGACCTCGGGGTCTGCCGTGACGTGCTTGCCCATGGCCGTCAGCACCACCGTGGGGTTCACGGAGTTCACCCGAATCTGGGGCCAAGGGCAGTGGACTAGTCCTGTCCCCACAGGCTTCAGTCCCCGCCCCGTCCAGCTGAGCTTGCTCACTGTGAGGGGTCAACCCCTGACCCCACTGCCCAGAGCCTTGGGTGGGCCGCAGGACTGTCTCACCCCCCTGCCCCCATTTTCATTCCCCCAGCCCGCAACCTTGACCTCCAGGACCAAGCCCCACAGTCCCCAGCCCCCACACCCCCCAATGCTCCCATGCCTACTTTGTGTGGCCCCAGCTCCATGGCCATGGCTTTGGTCAGCATGGTCATTCCGCCCTTGGTGCAGCCTATGAGGGGAGAGCAGCACTGTGGACCCCTAGAGATTTAGGCTTCTTTGCCCAGaggcccagccccagagcccagaggcTCTGGCGTGGAATGGGGTGTACAGTCTGGGCCGAGGGACTCACTGTAGGCAGCTAGGTTGGGAAAGGTGACATGGGCCACCATGCTGGAGACATTAACGATGGAGCCAGGTACCCCACGGTCGATCATGCCCCGGGCCACGATCTGGAAGCAGAGTGGGAGAGGGGGCAGCCTGACCCCAGTGCACCCCCACCCGGGCTGTGTCAGCACTGGGCCGTGTCAGCCCTGGGCCACACCCTCCCCCTGCTGGCTCACCTGGGAGACCTGGAACACAGAGCACAGGTTCACATTGAAGGACCTGGGGGGAGAGCGGACAGTCAGCTGGACGTGGGCCACATCTGCCCCACATcctcagcagccccctccccagcccacctgcTCTTCCACTCCCCACCTGTCAAAGACCTCCTTGGTGGTCTCCAGGAATGGATATGTCAGGGCCACGGCAGCGTTGTTCACCAGCAGGTCCACAGGGCCCACGCTGCCCAGCGCCCGCTCCGTGGCCTCCCAGTCACCCAGGTCCACACACACCGGTTCTACCCCAGGGCACTGTGAGGAGGCATTGGGCAGTGATGCTGGGGTGGGAGGTCGCAGCAGGCTCTTGAGGATCCCCAGGGGTGTGGGGGGCCGGCCGGGGCCATGGCGGGGCTTGGCGCCTCACCTCCTTGGAGAGGCTGACCAGGTCGGCGTTGGTGCGGCTCACAGCCACCACTCTGGCTCCCAAGGCATGCAGGACCTTCACAGTGTCCCGCCCGATCCCTACAGGGGTACAGCGGGAGGCACATGGCCCCAAGCATCTGCatcagggctgggggtgggggctgcagcttTGCTGCTCAGGAAAGAGCAGTGGGAGGGTGCTGGCCAGGGGGTGGTCGCCTGGGATTAAATGAGCGCCTGATCAGAGGCCTGCCAGCCAGCATCCAGTCAAGGGAGGCCCCAGAGGGTGGCTCCTTCCCACCGGGCCCAGGGAAGAGGCCTTGGCTGGGACCCCCATCTGCCCAGCCTGAGGCTGCGGGCTGCCCTCCATGGTGGTCTGGGGGGAGATCTTGCACTGAGCAGGGAGGGGCTAGTGTCCTGTCCCAACGGGGCCTGCTGGGTGGTGGGAAGCTGCCCAGACCCAGGTCCTAGGGCCGTGGGTGGGGGACAGTTGCTGATGGGGCCGGTTAGGACAGACACAAGGGACTCACAGACCTCAGTGTGGACCTGTGAGGCTTCGGGTCTGGCCAGCTTGCTCTCCACCTCAGGCCCCCGCCCCCATGCTCTGCTCACACTCACCTTTCCCTGCCCCTGTCACCAGGGCCCTCAGCCCATGGAAATTCAGCTGCATCATGCTGTCTCCAAGCCTCTGTCCAGCGGGAGAGGAGGACCTGGAGGTTTTATAGACCTGGCTGGAGCAGGAATGT
Encoded here:
- the LOC124247808 gene encoding carbonyl reductase [NADPH] 2 isoform X4 — encoded protein: MMQLNFHGLRALVTGAGKGIGRDTVKVLHALGARVVAVSRTNADLVSLSKECPGVEPVCVDLGDWEATERALGSVGPVDLLVNNAAVALTYPFLETTKEVFDRSFNVNLCSVFQVSQIVARGMIDRGVPGSIVNVSSMVAHVTFPNLAAYSCTKGGMTMLTKAMAMELGPHKIRVNSVNPTVVLTAMGKHVTADPEVLGKLKERHPLQKFAEVEDAVNSILFLLSDRSASTSGSGILVDGGYLAS
- the LOC124247808 gene encoding N-acylmannosamine 1-dehydrogenase isoform X3 — translated: MMQLNFHGLRALVTGAGKGIGRDTVKVLHALGARVVAVSRTNADLVSLSKEVSQIVARGMIDRGVPGSIVNVSSMVAHVTFPNLAAYSCTKGGMTMLTKAMAMELGPHKIRVNSVNPTVVLTAMGKHVTADPEVLGKLKERHPLQKFAVTAAPPPAARASSWTAGTWPPRAPCTQRPAGPRLQRQGPMPGPQLHPHAPPHGLAALPLHLHAPHHRPAASARPTAMQTSSCHTHPHPPPPCQRPRPCHPHSPRPPVCSGSFAEINGGHCGNQHMPGFWRGKPRGFGPGLAGCTFYLP
- the LOC124247808 gene encoding carbonyl reductase [NADPH] 2 isoform X2, producing MMQLNFHGLRALVTGAGKGIGRDTVKVLHALGARVVAVSRTNADLVSLSKECPGVEPVCVDLGDWEATERALGSVGPVDLLVSQIVARGMIDRGVPGSIVNVSSMVAHVTFPNLAAYSCTKGGMTMLTKAMAMELGPHKIRVNSVNPTVVLTAMGKHVTADPEVLGKLKERHPLQKFAVTAAPPPAARASSWTAGTWPPRAPCTQRPAGPRLQRQGPMPGPQLHPHAPPHGLAALPLHLHAPHHRPAASARPTAMQTSSCHTHPHPPPPCQRPRPCHPHSPRPPVCSGSFAEINGGHCGNQHMPGFWRGKPRGFGPGLAGCTFYLP
- the LOC124247808 gene encoding carbonyl reductase [NADPH] 2 isoform X1 — encoded protein: MMQLNFHGLRALVTGAGKGIGRDTVKVLHALGARVVAVSRTNADLVSLSKECPGVEPVCVDLGDWEATERALGSVGPVDLLVNNAAVALTYPFLETTKEVFDRSFNVNLCSVFQVSQIVARGMIDRGVPGSIVNVSSMVAHVTFPNLAAYSCTKGGMTMLTKAMAMELGPHKIRVNSVNPTVVLTAMGKHVTADPEVLGKLKERHPLQKFAVTAAPPPAARASSWTAGTWPPRAPCTQRPAGPRLQRQGPMPGPQLHPHAPPHGLAALPLHLHAPHHRPAASARPTAMQTSSCHTHPHPPPPCQRPRPCHPHSPRPPVCSGSFAEINGGHCGNQHMPGFWRGKPRGFGPGLAGCTFYLP